A section of the Selenomonas sp. AB3002 genome encodes:
- a CDS encoding UvrD-helicase domain-containing protein, giving the protein MQDVKVVIGDTFLESFARLPSQAQKHTSDFLVKFRSNPTSAAIHYEKIASKLDKKVWSVRVDDTYRGIVIREENTGVFMLIWVDHHDEAYKWAARKRCNINPFTGAIQLYTVQEIVETVKASCIFGEVSKEEYLELGVPEDQLEYVRSLTSKEAFVASKGILTPDVFEGLSWLLEGIPAREVIEMLQAERDDKVQKAGDLRAALESAENQRFFRVVEGEEDLQAMLGRPLEKWRVFLHPTQRRIVNNNYNGSARTTGGAGTGKTVVAMHRARRLAAGLNGHERVLFTTFTANLAADIRENLRKICSNEELRHIEVINLDAWVNNFMRTAGYEARIEYNEAALHEVWDEAVAEAMADDLGLSADFYAEEWARVVIPQHALNVAKYIRCSRNGRGVRLDRQKRQQVWKVFEIYQRKMKAAGKRDVYWAMDECRTLIKPKDMLYPHIIVDEGQDFSQIALELIRSIAGPSHANDIFIVGDAHQRIYRHKTVLSKCGIEVRGRSSILRINYRTTEETRAYALSVLSGIDFDNLDGEALANDKCKSLTHGEAPVVKHCRSANSELDFIVTQVKELEANGVPLKDICLTARTHGMLDNYIQALTAQGFRCYELKKEKTDDRQQDGIRLATMHRVKGLEFQYMFIAGMNQGLMPLKQVIATDDQIAREEALVAEKCLLYVALTRAQRGAFITSYGKKSEFLM; this is encoded by the coding sequence ATGCAGGATGTAAAAGTAGTCATTGGTGATACATTTCTCGAATCCTTTGCCAGGTTGCCATCGCAGGCGCAGAAGCATACATCAGATTTCCTGGTGAAATTCCGTAGCAATCCTACGTCTGCAGCTATTCACTATGAAAAAATAGCCAGCAAGCTGGATAAGAAAGTCTGGTCTGTGCGTGTGGATGATACCTATCGAGGCATAGTCATACGGGAAGAAAATACAGGGGTGTTCATGCTTATCTGGGTGGATCATCATGATGAAGCATATAAATGGGCTGCCCGTAAGCGCTGCAATATCAATCCCTTTACCGGGGCTATCCAGCTCTATACGGTTCAGGAGATAGTGGAAACAGTAAAGGCCTCCTGCATTTTTGGTGAAGTGAGCAAAGAGGAGTATCTGGAGCTGGGGGTACCGGAAGACCAGCTGGAATATGTACGTTCCTTGACTTCCAAGGAGGCATTCGTAGCCAGCAAAGGTATTTTGACTCCGGATGTATTTGAAGGCCTCTCCTGGCTGTTGGAAGGCATTCCCGCCAGGGAAGTCATTGAAATGCTGCAGGCAGAACGCGATGACAAGGTACAGAAAGCAGGTGACCTGAGAGCTGCGCTGGAATCTGCTGAAAATCAGCGGTTCTTCAGAGTAGTGGAAGGAGAAGAAGATCTGCAGGCTATGCTGGGGCGTCCTTTGGAAAAGTGGCGTGTATTCCTGCATCCCACCCAGCGTAGGATAGTGAACAATAATTATAACGGATCCGCCAGGACCACAGGTGGGGCTGGCACAGGCAAGACTGTAGTGGCTATGCACCGCGCCAGGAGACTGGCTGCTGGGCTAAATGGGCACGAACGAGTTTTGTTCACCACCTTCACGGCGAACCTGGCGGCAGATATCCGGGAGAATCTGCGCAAGATATGCAGCAATGAAGAACTGCGCCATATAGAAGTAATCAATTTGGACGCCTGGGTTAATAATTTTATGCGGACGGCAGGTTATGAGGCCAGGATAGAGTACAATGAAGCAGCTTTGCATGAGGTATGGGATGAGGCTGTAGCAGAGGCTATGGCTGATGATTTGGGGCTGTCTGCGGATTTTTACGCCGAGGAATGGGCTAGGGTGGTTATCCCTCAGCATGCCTTGAATGTTGCCAAATATATCAGATGCTCCCGCAATGGTCGTGGCGTACGTCTGGACAGGCAGAAACGGCAGCAGGTTTGGAAAGTCTTTGAAATCTACCAGAGAAAGATGAAGGCAGCGGGGAAACGTGATGTTTATTGGGCCATGGATGAGTGCCGCACGCTTATCAAACCGAAAGATATGCTTTATCCTCATATAATCGTGGATGAGGGTCAGGACTTTAGTCAGATAGCTCTGGAGCTGATACGAAGCATTGCAGGACCATCCCATGCCAATGATATATTTATTGTGGGGGACGCTCATCAGCGCATCTACCGTCACAAGACCGTCCTTTCCAAGTGTGGCATAGAAGTTCGCGGCCGCAGCAGCATCTTACGTATAAACTACAGAACTACTGAAGAAACAAGGGCCTATGCGCTTTCCGTCCTGTCTGGCATAGACTTTGACAATCTGGACGGCGAGGCCTTGGCTAACGATAAGTGCAAGTCACTGACCCACGGCGAGGCTCCTGTGGTAAAGCATTGCCGCTCCGCCAACAGTGAATTGGACTTTATCGTCACACAGGTCAAGGAATTGGAAGCTAACGGCGTACCGTTGAAAGATATATGCCTCACCGCCAGAACCCATGGCATGCTGGACAACTATATCCAGGCTCTCACGGCTCAGGGCTTTCGTTGCTATGAACTGAAAAAAGAGAAAACAGATGACAGACAACAGGACGGTATTCGCCTGGCCACCATGCATCGTGTCAAAGGGCTGGAATTCCAGTACATGTTCATAGCAGGTATGAATCAAGGGTTAATGCCGCTGAAACAGGTCATTGCAACAGATGACCAAATAGCCAGGGAGGAAGCCCTGGTGGCAGAGAAATGTCTGCTTTATGTGGCTCTGACGAGGGCACAGCGAGGGGCATTTATAACCAGCTATGGGAAAAAGTCGGAATTCCTTATGTAA
- a CDS encoding helix-turn-helix domain-containing protein, giving the protein MLKKLTSKNINNRARPRLSEVMKKAIVCWLLDGEIAKNKKDDQSQLTVLAEYTGTLYSWYELIVDSPAIVGESEYFWNMRLTQKALDSFGELLTEKAPKRKESTGRPKKYGLRAKMQAMKLRKEGNSIRKIAEIMGASTFTVQRLLK; this is encoded by the coding sequence ATGCTAAAGAAGTTGACCAGCAAGAATATCAATAACAGAGCTCGTCCCAGGCTCTCTGAAGTCATGAAGAAGGCTATCGTGTGCTGGCTTCTTGACGGAGAGATAGCGAAAAATAAGAAGGATGACCAAAGCCAGCTGACTGTATTGGCTGAGTACACAGGAACGCTGTATAGCTGGTACGAGCTTATTGTGGACTCTCCTGCCATAGTAGGTGAGTCAGAGTATTTCTGGAATATGAGGCTTACTCAGAAAGCATTGGATTCTTTTGGAGAACTACTTACGGAGAAAGCGCCGAAACGTAAGGAAAGTACCGGACGTCCCAAGAAGTATGGTTTGCGAGCCAAGATGCAGGCTATGAAGCTGAGGAAGGAAGGTAACTCCATCAGGAAAATAGCAGAAATCATGGGTGCCAGTACGTTCACTGTGCAGAGATTACTGAAGTAG
- a CDS encoding DNA repair protein: MTDKSYIIIDMKSFYASCECVARGLPAMTTDLVVADPERGKGTICLAVSPSLKAKGVRNRCRVHEIPACFKYIVAPPRMQMYIDYAAAIYGIFLDYFCRDDIFVYSIDESFIDVTPYLRLYKKKPRDIASFMLKEIDKRLGLPATCGIGTNLYLAKIALDITAKHAPDRIGDLNEETFKKTLWHHRPLTDFWRIGPGTQRTLHNMGIFDMAGIAACPFPRLRKKFGIDACILYDHAYGREPTTIAEIKAYRPKTKSVSNGQVLLRDYSYTEALTILKEMADQLALELVEREVITESVTMYIGYSMRSGIVIPASGGTVRFPEPTSSSMAITKALVTLYHEVVYHDFAIRRVMLSANHVLPSAQRQLSLFAPIIDDEREHLRQETILKIKKRFGKNSILKGMNLLAEGTTIQRNQQIGGHKSNGSYNYIQPSKDIPAL, translated from the coding sequence GTGACTGATAAGTCATATATCATCATAGACATGAAGAGCTTCTACGCAAGCTGTGAGTGCGTTGCCCGCGGCCTCCCTGCCATGACAACGGATCTGGTGGTAGCAGACCCCGAGCGTGGCAAAGGCACCATATGCCTTGCTGTCTCCCCCTCCCTCAAAGCCAAGGGAGTCAGGAACCGCTGCAGAGTCCATGAGATACCTGCGTGCTTCAAGTACATAGTGGCACCCCCGAGAATGCAGATGTACATAGACTACGCCGCCGCGATATACGGCATCTTCCTCGACTACTTCTGCAGGGACGACATATTCGTCTACAGCATAGACGAATCATTCATAGACGTTACTCCCTATCTGAGGCTGTACAAGAAGAAGCCGCGCGATATTGCCTCCTTTATGCTCAAAGAGATAGACAAGCGACTGGGACTCCCTGCCACCTGTGGTATCGGCACCAACCTGTATCTGGCCAAGATTGCTTTAGACATCACTGCCAAACACGCCCCTGACAGAATAGGCGACCTTAACGAGGAAACATTCAAAAAGACGCTGTGGCACCATCGTCCACTCACCGACTTCTGGCGAATAGGGCCTGGCACACAGCGTACTCTTCACAATATGGGCATCTTTGATATGGCAGGAATTGCTGCCTGTCCGTTTCCCAGGCTCCGTAAGAAATTTGGCATTGATGCCTGCATCCTCTATGACCACGCTTATGGCCGGGAACCGACCACCATAGCCGAAATAAAGGCATACAGGCCCAAAACGAAATCCGTGTCTAATGGTCAGGTTCTTTTGAGGGACTACAGCTACACAGAAGCTCTCACGATACTGAAGGAGATGGCTGATCAGCTGGCGCTGGAGCTGGTGGAACGAGAAGTCATCACAGAATCCGTCACCATGTACATAGGGTACAGCATGCGCTCCGGCATAGTTATCCCCGCCTCTGGAGGAACGGTACGGTTCCCAGAGCCTACGAGCTCCAGCATGGCCATCACCAAGGCTCTCGTAACTCTTTACCATGAAGTCGTGTACCATGACTTCGCTATACGCAGAGTTATGCTCTCAGCCAATCATGTCCTGCCGTCAGCCCAGAGGCAGCTATCCCTGTTCGCCCCCATTATAGATGATGAACGGGAACATCTCCGACAGGAGACCATCCTCAAAATCAAGAAAAGGTTCGGCAAGAACAGTATCCTTAAGGGTATGAACCTCCTAGCCGAGGGCACCACTATCCAGCGGAATCAACAGATTGGAGGCCACAAAAGCAATGGCAGCTATAACTACATTCAACCGAGCAAAGATATTCCAGCCCTTTGA
- a CDS encoding 5'-methylthioadenosine/S-adenosylhomocysteine nucleosidase, which produces MSTSDTKVMIEGAMNLETEFLIASLQQPREHMLGSWRFVEGQYHDIPLVIAVTSVGMSNAAAATALGIEQFHPTAIISQGTAGGHDPALKAYDIVLGQQSFDASSYRTAKEKTADWSHMELMGTYAYSPADGTFIPQAVHYPGDSSLLNTAHMVSRIYTRGQVIAGTIASCNTWNRQIERIQYLHDNFNSSCEDMETASAALVCHQYNIPFLGIRILSNTEFNDEDFQPETAQVCQQFVLNVVQHLTL; this is translated from the coding sequence GTGAGTACCAGCGATACAAAAGTAATGATTGAAGGCGCCATGAATCTAGAAACTGAATTCCTCATAGCTTCCCTTCAGCAGCCCCGGGAGCACATGCTTGGCAGCTGGCGTTTCGTAGAAGGGCAGTACCATGACATTCCACTGGTGATAGCTGTTACCTCAGTGGGCATGAGCAACGCCGCTGCCGCTACAGCCTTGGGCATTGAGCAATTCCATCCCACGGCCATCATCAGCCAGGGCACAGCCGGAGGCCACGATCCGGCCCTAAAAGCCTACGATATCGTCCTGGGCCAGCAGTCCTTCGATGCCAGTTCTTATCGTACTGCCAAAGAAAAGACTGCTGACTGGAGCCACATGGAGCTGATGGGTACTTACGCCTACAGTCCCGCAGATGGCACCTTCATCCCTCAGGCAGTCCACTATCCTGGAGACTCCAGCCTCCTGAACACTGCTCACATGGTGAGCAGGATCTACACCAGAGGACAGGTCATTGCTGGCACCATAGCCAGCTGCAATACCTGGAATCGGCAGATTGAGCGCATCCAGTACCTCCACGATAACTTCAATTCCTCCTGCGAGGATATGGAGACCGCCTCCGCAGCCCTTGTTTGCCACCAGTACAATATCCCCTTCCTTGGCATCCGCATCCTCTCCAATACCGAGTTCAATGATGAAGACTTCCAGCCAGAGACTGCTCAGGTCTGTCAGCAATTCGTGCTGAATGTAGTTCAGCACCTGACACTGTGA
- a CDS encoding HU family DNA-binding protein: MAEVISKSALVDKVAEASKVSKKDTKAIIDALLNTIAEEVKNDAEIRLIGFGTFKKAKRAARKGRNPQTGAEIEIAASESLSFKSSVKY, from the coding sequence ATGGCAGAAGTAATAAGCAAGTCCGCTCTGGTAGACAAAGTAGCAGAAGCATCCAAGGTTTCCAAGAAGGACACCAAGGCCATCATTGACGCACTTCTCAACACTATCGCTGAAGAAGTCAAGAATGATGCCGAGATCCGTCTCATCGGCTTCGGCACCTTCAAAAAGGCCAAGCGTGCAGCCCGCAAAGGCCGCAACCCTCAAACTGGCGCAGAGATTGAAATTGCTGCAAGCGAGAGCCTTTCCTTCAAATCCAGCGTGAAGTACTAA
- a CDS encoding single-stranded DNA-binding protein produces the protein MNIVILSGRVATDIDSRVTKDGRLVSHFNLASPKGFKKNKEGKIPAEFHRINAWGKIAEHCRDYLLKGRQVNVRGHLSTNTYTTKDGKRLNFSEVTADIVEFVDYRKEVSPAQQLTPVAESAAIPVPETTASIGVPALQDMSISAEAYGVEIPF, from the coding sequence ATGAATATCGTTATTCTCAGTGGCCGGGTGGCCACTGATATTGACAGCCGTGTAACCAAGGACGGCAGACTGGTTTCCCATTTCAATCTCGCCAGTCCCAAAGGCTTCAAGAAGAACAAGGAAGGCAAGATTCCGGCAGAGTTTCACCGCATAAATGCGTGGGGTAAAATCGCAGAGCACTGCCGGGATTATCTGCTCAAAGGCAGACAGGTAAATGTCCGAGGACACCTTTCCACCAACACTTACACCACCAAAGACGGCAAACGCCTAAATTTCAGCGAAGTAACAGCCGATATAGTTGAATTCGTGGATTATCGTAAAGAAGTTTCCCCTGCCCAGCAGCTTACCCCGGTTGCAGAGAGTGCAGCCATTCCAGTTCCAGAAACAACTGCCTCTATCGGCGTTCCCGCTTTGCAAGATATGAGCATTTCGGCAGAGGCCTATGGCGTGGAAATTCCCTTTTAA
- a CDS encoding DNA topoisomerase III yields MRLFIAEKPSLAEAIAKGLGSANKQRSCFVCGNDVVTWCYGHILEQFEPQEYDEKYKSWDIGLLPIIPDKWQMKVKANAKEQFKAVKEFALKADIIINAGDPDREGQLLVDEVLNYIGVLSKKPVQRILINALDEKSVHEALKDLRDNREFIGLRNSALARSRADWIIGMNMTRACTKHAEKAGYSSVVSVGRVQTPTLGLVVRREKEIQDFHPVNYFQVKATWQHQQGEIVSHWQIPEDMEGLDADGRLLEKARAEAIVSKVQGQTGVIRKMDQKEGQSQPPLPYSLSALQIAAGKKYGYSPQQVLDTQQELYEKKLTTYPRSDCDYLPTNQLADVPQILDNLGSLSEDFAKFVQGTDSSLRSKAWNDKKISAHHAIVPTTVKANMDELTDMQRNLYEMVAKAYLAQFYPPQKFLTTHIEIEATGETFVANGKVILSPGWKVLYQGEPTNKDGDKEETAQLPAVQNGESVTNKEAELVTKVTKPPKRFTTSTLLAAMKNIGSYVKDKSLKPILKDCSGIGTEATRAGEIELLQERHYLKLEKKELVPTEKAMMIIQLLPDSITYPDITALWEKNLEAISNREMSVQDFFAQQKTYIQQLLEDAIHREIEPPRDIPKCPQCGRPLKLITSKKNGKKYWICTDPERACKSIFSDKRGKPDFNPAPAKKKNGSYGKKNFKRKAG; encoded by the coding sequence ATGCGTTTATTCATAGCCGAAAAGCCCAGCCTTGCCGAGGCCATTGCCAAGGGGCTGGGCAGTGCGAACAAACAAAGGTCTTGCTTTGTCTGTGGCAATGATGTGGTTACATGGTGCTATGGCCACATCTTGGAGCAATTTGAGCCACAGGAGTATGACGAGAAATACAAATCCTGGGACATCGGCCTTCTGCCCATTATCCCTGACAAGTGGCAGATGAAGGTCAAGGCAAATGCCAAAGAGCAATTCAAGGCCGTGAAGGAGTTCGCCCTGAAGGCCGATATCATTATCAACGCCGGGGACCCGGACAGGGAAGGTCAGCTGCTTGTGGATGAGGTGCTGAACTACATCGGCGTTCTCTCGAAAAAGCCAGTCCAGCGAATCCTCATCAATGCCTTGGATGAGAAGTCCGTCCATGAAGCCCTGAAGGATTTGCGGGATAACAGGGAGTTCATCGGCCTACGCAATTCAGCCCTTGCCCGCTCCCGGGCTGACTGGATTATTGGCATGAACATGACCCGTGCTTGCACAAAACACGCCGAAAAGGCAGGTTACAGCAGCGTGGTCAGCGTTGGCCGGGTGCAGACCCCAACCCTCGGCCTCGTGGTTCGCCGGGAAAAGGAGATTCAGGATTTCCACCCGGTGAACTATTTTCAGGTCAAAGCCACTTGGCAGCACCAGCAAGGGGAGATTGTCTCCCATTGGCAGATACCGGAAGACATGGAGGGACTGGATGCCGATGGCAGACTTCTGGAAAAAGCCCGAGCCGAGGCCATAGTCAGCAAGGTTCAGGGACAAACAGGAGTTATCCGCAAAATGGATCAAAAGGAAGGCCAGTCCCAACCACCGCTTCCGTATTCCTTGTCTGCCCTGCAAATTGCGGCGGGTAAGAAATATGGCTACTCACCACAGCAGGTCTTGGACACTCAGCAGGAACTCTACGAGAAGAAGCTCACCACTTACCCTCGCTCTGACTGTGACTACCTGCCCACCAACCAGCTGGCCGATGTACCGCAGATCCTTGATAACCTTGGCTCCTTGTCAGAGGACTTTGCTAAATTCGTACAAGGAACTGACAGTTCTCTCCGCAGCAAGGCCTGGAATGACAAAAAGATTTCTGCCCATCACGCCATTGTGCCCACCACGGTAAAGGCCAACATGGACGAACTGACGGATATGCAGCGTAACCTCTATGAAATGGTGGCCAAAGCCTACCTTGCCCAGTTCTATCCCCCGCAGAAATTCCTCACTACCCACATTGAGATTGAAGCCACCGGAGAAACCTTCGTGGCAAACGGCAAAGTCATTCTTTCCCCCGGCTGGAAGGTACTCTATCAGGGAGAGCCGACAAACAAAGACGGGGATAAGGAAGAAACAGCCCAGCTTCCAGCGGTGCAAAATGGCGAAAGCGTAACAAACAAGGAAGCCGAACTGGTTACCAAAGTAACCAAGCCTCCCAAGCGTTTCACCACTTCCACCTTGCTGGCTGCCATGAAGAACATCGGCAGTTACGTGAAGGACAAATCTCTGAAGCCCATATTAAAAGACTGCTCTGGCATCGGCACCGAGGCCACCAGAGCAGGAGAGATTGAGCTATTGCAGGAAAGACACTATCTGAAGCTGGAGAAAAAAGAGCTGGTGCCCACAGAAAAGGCCATGATGATAATCCAGCTTCTGCCGGACAGCATCACCTACCCGGACATCACAGCCCTCTGGGAGAAAAACTTAGAGGCCATCAGCAACAGAGAAATGTCCGTGCAGGATTTCTTCGCCCAGCAAAAAACCTATATCCAGCAACTTCTGGAGGATGCCATTCACAGGGAAATCGAGCCTCCCCGGGACATCCCTAAATGCCCCCAGTGCGGCAGACCTCTGAAGCTCATAACCTCCAAGAAGAACGGAAAGAAATATTGGATTTGTACGGACCCGGAAAGAGCTTGTAAATCCATTTTCAGCGATAAGCGTGGAAAGCCTGACTTCAATCCGGCTCCGGCTAAAAAGAAAAACGGCAGCTACGGGAAGAAAAACTTCAAGCGAAAGGCAGGATGA
- a CDS encoding ATP-binding protein encodes MLSNDTCEKLKGMGLEAFLKGLREQQQVSTYADMPFEERLAMLIDFVYQDKHATKLKRLINQAKFRFKDADSNSIVYVNRQLDQNQILSLLTCQFLETYTNIIITGFTGSGKTYLGCVIGKAVCRHGKSVLYMRLADLLEKMAIAGETIGGKLKLLKRLSRYNLLIIDEWASRTVRPDEAHFLFDLVEQRYGNSSMLLCTQHPIKEWHNLLGGDANADSIMDRLVQNAIHVYTGETNMRNILSPYPLHPEENH; translated from the coding sequence ATGCTGAGTAACGACACTTGTGAGAAACTGAAGGGCATGGGGCTTGAGGCATTCCTCAAAGGGCTGCGGGAACAGCAGCAGGTCAGCACCTATGCAGATATGCCCTTTGAAGAGCGTCTGGCCATGCTTATCGACTTCGTGTATCAGGATAAGCATGCTACCAAGCTTAAACGCCTTATAAACCAAGCGAAGTTCCGCTTCAAAGATGCCGACAGCAATTCCATAGTCTATGTTAACAGGCAGCTGGACCAGAATCAGATACTCAGCCTGCTTACCTGCCAGTTCCTTGAGACCTATACCAACATCATAATCACAGGCTTTACAGGTTCTGGTAAGACATATCTGGGCTGTGTAATCGGCAAGGCGGTGTGCCGCCATGGCAAGAGTGTCCTCTACATGCGACTGGCCGACTTGTTGGAAAAAATGGCAATCGCTGGAGAAACCATTGGCGGCAAGCTGAAACTGCTAAAAAGGCTGAGCAGGTACAACCTGCTTATCATCGATGAATGGGCTTCACGTACCGTACGCCCGGATGAGGCTCATTTCCTATTTGACTTGGTAGAGCAGCGTTATGGAAACAGCTCCATGCTATTGTGTACGCAGCATCCCATAAAGGAATGGCACAATTTGCTGGGAGGAGATGCCAACGCAGACTCCATTATGGATAGACTGGTTCAGAATGCCATCCATGTCTATACTGGAGAGACAAACATGAGGAACATCCTGAGTCCGTATCCGCTCCACCCAGAGGAGAACCACTAA
- the istA gene encoding IS21 family transposase — translation MSQKIRVKLIMRLAESGMSQNAIARLHHISKRSISDVLSIAKERGISFGDVASLTDEEAYRQFYPDRHIYETVYRQPDYAHIHEELKRVGVTLKLLWQEYQATCSSSGQFAFGYTKFCMGYEAYTASNNLTNHLAHRPGDACEVDWSGKVMKLVDRATGEVFKVFLFVGTLPYSQYSYVEPCLDCKERTWLRCHIHMYEFFGGVPRRTICDNLKTGVIAHPREGEIVLNEAYEAMANHYMTAIMPAPVKRPKAKASVEGTVGKLATAVIARLRNETFHDFDALKKAVRTALNEFNKLPFQKRPGSRYELWLDEKNFLEKLPDIPYELAEWLRDRKVYPNCHVSVEKNFYSVPHNYAGHKVDVKLMEATLEIYHNNQCISRHRRFPKGISGKYDTRKEDMPPYFNQPEMNGERMCRWADKIGPATRMVVDRIFESVRIQEQAYNSVLSVLKLDKKFSPPELEAACRKALSQFHSPRYRHLKAILTTAQLPGRVETEIKSTGSSNKGLVRGASYYGGDSHAE, via the coding sequence ATGAGTCAGAAAATCAGGGTCAAGCTCATCATGAGATTGGCTGAGTCAGGCATGTCACAAAATGCCATTGCCAGACTCCACCATATCTCAAAGCGTTCCATCAGCGATGTGCTGAGCATTGCCAAGGAACGGGGGATTTCTTTTGGCGATGTGGCATCGCTCACGGATGAAGAAGCATATCGTCAGTTTTATCCGGACAGGCATATATACGAAACTGTCTATCGCCAGCCAGACTATGCTCATATTCACGAGGAGCTTAAACGAGTAGGTGTTACTCTCAAGCTTCTGTGGCAGGAGTATCAGGCTACATGCAGTTCTTCCGGCCAGTTTGCCTTCGGTTATACGAAGTTTTGCATGGGCTATGAGGCATACACTGCCAGCAACAACCTGACGAATCATCTTGCTCATCGTCCGGGGGATGCCTGCGAGGTTGACTGGAGCGGAAAAGTCATGAAGTTGGTAGACAGAGCCACTGGCGAAGTCTTCAAGGTTTTTCTGTTTGTAGGTACGCTGCCCTACAGCCAGTATTCCTATGTGGAGCCATGCCTTGACTGCAAGGAGCGTACTTGGCTCCGCTGTCATATTCATATGTATGAGTTTTTTGGCGGGGTTCCCAGGCGGACTATCTGCGACAATCTTAAAACCGGGGTTATTGCACACCCGCGGGAAGGAGAAATCGTGCTCAATGAGGCCTATGAGGCTATGGCGAATCATTATATGACAGCCATCATGCCTGCCCCCGTCAAGCGTCCCAAGGCAAAAGCATCTGTAGAAGGCACGGTTGGCAAGCTCGCTACTGCTGTAATTGCCAGACTTCGCAATGAGACGTTCCATGACTTCGACGCACTTAAAAAGGCCGTACGCACTGCCCTGAATGAATTTAACAAACTGCCATTCCAAAAGCGTCCCGGCAGTCGTTATGAGCTTTGGCTAGATGAAAAAAACTTTTTGGAGAAGCTTCCTGACATCCCCTACGAACTTGCAGAGTGGCTGCGTGACCGTAAGGTATATCCCAACTGCCATGTTTCGGTGGAAAAGAATTTTTACTCCGTTCCGCACAACTATGCAGGCCACAAGGTAGATGTGAAGCTCATGGAGGCTACATTGGAGATTTACCACAACAACCAGTGCATTTCACGGCATCGGCGGTTTCCAAAAGGCATATCCGGCAAATATGACACCAGAAAGGAAGATATGCCGCCATACTTCAATCAGCCGGAAATGAATGGCGAGCGTATGTGTCGGTGGGCAGATAAGATTGGCCCTGCCACCCGCATGGTCGTTGACCGCATTTTTGAATCTGTACGTATTCAGGAACAGGCATATAATTCCGTGCTGTCAGTGCTGAAGCTGGATAAGAAATTCTCACCGCCAGAGCTTGAAGCTGCCTGCCGCAAGGCTTTGTCACAGTTCCACTCACCCCGCTACCGTCATCTAAAAGCCATCTTGACCACGGCTCAGTTGCCCGGCAGAGTAGAAACCGAGATAAAATCTACTGGCTCCAGCAACAAAGGCTTGGTGCGTGGTGCATCCTATTACGGAGGTGACAGCCATGCTGAGTAA